The Streptomyces sp. NBC_00335 DNA window CCATGGGGACGGCCTGCCCGTCCACGGCGCTCGCCTTCTTCTTCCACAACACCAGCGCCTCGCGCGGTCTCCTGCCCCTGGAGGCCATCCGCGCGGGCCTGTTCACCAAGGAGGAGATCCCGGTCGTCACGGCCTTCGCCGAGCGCGTGCTGACGACGATGGCGGGGGGCTCCTGGCTCGCCAACTTCGCCAGCGAGTCCGTCAAGAGCTCGGCGGCGAACATCTCCATCGCGACCACCGCCACGCGCGGCGAGGGCGGCTGGGTCCTGTCCGGTGAGAAGTCCTTCGGCTGCGCCACCGGAGTCGCCGACCTCTATCTGGTCACCGCCCGGCTCGACAAGACGACGACCGCGGACGGGCTGGCCATGTTCCTCGTCCCGCGGGACGAGGCCGGGGTCTCCTCCCGCCCGCCGTGGAACGGGCTCGGCATGCGCGGCAGTGCCAACCACGGCATCCGGCTCGACGAGGTCTTCGTGGCCGACCGGGACGCGCTGACCGTGCCGGGGGCCTTCACCCGCATGCTGCAGGTGAGCCGCGGCAGCTTCGTCGGCAACCAGCTCGCCATCGCCGCCGTCTACACCGGCGCGGCGCAGGCCGCGTACGACTACACGCTCGGCCAGTTGACGCGCAAGACCTTCGCCGACACGGGCAGGCCCATCGCCTCCTCGCCCATGCACCAGGTCCTCATCGGCGAGATGACGCAGAACCTGGCGACCGCCTACCAGTGGCTGCGGCGCCAGCTGGAACTGGAGACCTCCGAGCCGCCCATCAGACCCAAGTCCGAGGTCTTCAGCCAGTGGCGGCTGGGCAAGGGTGCGGTCACCGAAGCCTGCTTCGCCGTCGCTCTCGGCGCCCTGAAGGCATCGGGTACCTCCGAAGCACGCCTGGACGGAGTCATCGGCCGGACCCTGCGCGACCTGGCCATGGGACTGGTCATGACCTTCCCCGCGGAGCGCGGTCGGCTGGAGGCGGCGAAGATCGCCACCGAGGCCCAGGAGAACGCGCTGTTCGCGACCTTGGGGGAAACCCAGTGACCTCCCCGAGCCGTCTTCCCGAGGCTGCCGGCCACGACGTCCCGCTGCCGGTCACGAGCGACTTCGTCAACGGCGTGTGGCGGCCGTGCACGGTGCGCCTCGGCTTCGATCTGGAGAACCCCGACACGGGCGAGCAGGTCCGCCCGGCATTCGGCAGCGCCGCCGACCGCATCGACGCGGCGCTGACGGCGGCGGCCGCACTGCACCGTTCGGGTGCGTGGGCCGGTCTCCCGGACGAGGAGCGAGCCGACGCGCTGGAGGCCGCGGCCGCGGCCGTCGAGCAGGCCGCGGAGCGCATCGTGACGGTGGAGGCCTTCGGCACCGGCGTGCCGCTCACCCAGACCGCCGGGCTGGGCGTCATCCTCTCCGGGGCCTTCCGGATCGCGGCCGCCCAGTTGCGCGGCGGACTGCTGGAACGCACGGCCACCGCCCCGGGCGGCCGCCCCGTGCGCGTACGGCGCGCCGCGCTCGGACCGGCCCTGTGCGTGCTCCCCTACAACGCCCCGGCGCCCATGGCGGCCCACAAGGCGGCCAGCGCGCTCGCCGCGGGCTGCCCGGTCGTCATCAAGGCGCCCGAACTCGTGCCGTACGGAACCCAGTTGCTGGTGGAGGCCGCCGCGCGGGGGCTGGCGGCGGCGGGAGCACCCCCAGCCGTCCTGCAACTGCTGCACGGGGACGCCGGGACGGGGGCCCTCCTCGTGTCCGACGAGCGCATCCGGGTCGTCTCCTTCACCGGCGGCACCGAGGCCGGCCGGAAGATCGGCGCCGCCTGCGGCCTGGCGCTCAAGCCCGCCCAACTGGAACTGGGCGGCAACAATCCGCTCCTCGTGCTGCCGGGCGCCGACCCCGAGGTCGCCGGGCGGATGGCCGCCGAACTGCTCACCACCCTCAACGGTCAGTGGTGCCGGGCGATGGGCAGGCTCGTCCTGCCCGCGGAGCTGGCACAGGACGTCCTGGATGCCACCGGCCGCGAACTCGCCGCGCTGCGGGCGGGCGACCCGCTGCTCGCCGGCACCGGCTACGGACCACTGGCGCACTCCCGCCACCACGCCGCACTGAGCGCGGGTGTGAAGGCCCTGACCTCGGCCGGCGCCACGGCACACGCCTGGACCGGGATACCGGAGCGCGGCAGCTTCTTCACCCCGCTGCTGATCACCGGGGCCGCCGAGGAGTCCACCCGTCGCGAGCTGTTCGGCCCCGTGGCCGCCGTACACACCTACGACCGGGAGGAAGAAGCCCTCTACCTGGCCAATTCCACCGGCTACGGGCTCGAGGGGTACGTGTGCGCCGCCGACCCCGATGACGGGTTGCGCGTGGCCGCCGGCATCTCCGCCGGGGAGGTCAAGGTGAACGGCTCCTCGGTGATGAGCCTGCATCTGGACACGCCCCGTCCGGCCTGGGGCCTGTCGGGTCTGGTGGACGAGGGAGGGGCCGAGACGCTGCTGCACTTCACCGGTACCCGGGTGACGGGCGTGGAGGCGGGCTTCGCCCTGCACACGGCACGCGGGCACGGGGAGCAGCGGTGACGGCCTCCCCGAAGGCACCTCCCGCCGACCGGGTGCTGGTGGTGGGGGCGGGCCCGGTCGGCCTGACGGCCGCGCTGGTTCTGGCGCGGCAAGGAGTGCCCGTCACCGTCCTCGAGGCGGGGTCGGAGCTCGCGGCCGAGTCGCGTGCCTCCACGTTCCATCCGCCCACGCTGGAGATGCTCACCGCACTGGGTGTGGGGGACGCACTGCTCGCGCGCGGTCTGGTGGCGGACTCCTTCCAGTTCCGTGACCGGCACGAGGGGGCCCTGGCGACGCTGGACCTGTCGCTCCTGGCCGCGGACACCCGTTTTCCGTTCCGGCTCCAGTGCGAGCAGAACAAGCTGACGCCCCTCCTCCTGGACGCGCTGGAACGCTTCCCGGGCACCGAGGTGCGCTTCGGGGCGCGCGTGGCCGGAGTGGAGCGGACCTCCCGGGGCATCTACGCGGTGCTCGGCGACGGGAGCCGGGTTCAGGGGTCCTGGCTCGTGGGCGCCGACGGGGCGCACTCCGCCGTACGGCAGTCGGTCGGCGCCGAGTTCCACGGGATGACCTACCCGGAGCGGTTCCTCGTCGCCTCGCTGGACGAGGATCCGGGGACCGTGCTGCACGATCTGGCTCCCATCGCCTACGTGCTGGATCCCGACGAGTGGATGGTGCTGCTGCGGACCCCCGACCACTGGCGGGTCCTGCTGCCCACCCCGGAGGGCACGTCCGATGCGGCCGAGCTGCTGCGGCTGCCCCGCAGGCTGCTCGACATCACGAGGGACGTACGGGGGCCGGCCATCGCCCATGCCAGCCTCTACCGCGTCCACCAGAGGGTGGCCGGCACCTTCCGCAGCGGACGGGTCCTGCTGTGCGGCGACGCCGCACACGTCAACAATCCGCTGGGCGGCATGGGCATGAACAGCGGCATCCACGACGCGGTCCTGATCGGCCGCGCTCTGGCGGACCTCCTGACGGGCGAGGGGTCCGAGGACGAGCTCACCGACTGCGCCGAGGCACGCCGCGCCTGCGCACTGCGCTACGTCGGGGCGGAAACGCACGCGAACTGGACGCGGCTGCGCACCCGGGATCCGGCGGAGCGGGCCCGGCTCGTGGCGGAGCTGCGGGCCACGGCGGCGGATCCCGTGGCGGCCCGGCGGTCGCTGCTGCGCAGCTCGATGATCGATTCGCTGCGCGGTGTCCGGTGGTAGCGGCGCCGCGGGCGGACGGGAGCGGGCCGGACATCACCGTGGCCGATCCGGCCTTCACCTCCCGCACCGTGGGAAGCGTCCGGTCCCACACGGCGGCGGAGGTGGACTCCGCTGTGGCGGCCGCGTCCACCGCGGCGCCCGGCTGGTCCGGTACGTCCGCGGTGGCCAGGGCCGCGGCGCTGGCCAGGATCGCCGACGGCCTCGAAGCCGCGGCGGCGGAGCTCTCGGAGCTGCTCGCGCGGGAGTCCGGAAAGCCGCTCGCGGACTGCCGGGGAGAGGTGGGGTACGCGTGTGCGGTGCTGCGCTGGTACGCCGCCGAGGCCCCGCGGCTGCTGGCGCCGCACGTGGTCGATGACACCCGGGGCCGGCTGGAGCGGCGGTACCGGCCGTTCGGGGTGGTGGCCGCGCTGACCCCGTGGAACGCCCCCGTGATCCTGACCGCCGTGAAGCTCGCCCCCGCCCTCGCCGCGGGCAACACCGTGGTCGTCAAACCTTCGCCGTTGGCCCCTCTGGCCGTCTCCGCCTTCCTGGAAGGCGCGGCCCGGGAGCTCCCCGAGGGTGTGGTCCGGGTGTGCCACGGACACGCCGAGGTCGCGTTGCGGCTGGCGGGTCACGGGGAGGTGGGCAAGCTCTCGTTCACCGGCGGGGCAGTGGCCGGCCGCGCGGTCGGCGCGGCGGCCGCCGCGGCGCTGACGCCGACCACGATGGAGCTCGGCGGCAACGATGCCGCGGTGCTGCTGGACGACGCCCCGCTGACCGAGGCGGACATGGACCGGCTGGTCATGGCGAGCTTCGCCACGGCCGGTCAGGTGTGCATGGCCGCCAAGCGGGTCTATGTGCCGCGGGCCCGGCTGGGGCAGTTCGTGGAGCGCTATGTGGCGGCGGCCGCCCGGGTGCTGCGGCTCGGCGACCCCCTGGCCCCGGGTACCACGGTGGGGCCGGTGATCTCCGCACGGGCCGCGGTCCGCGTCCGCGGCCTGATCCGCGACGCCCGGAAGCGCGGCGGCAGCGCCGTCGAGCTGGGGACCGTACAGCCCGGCCTGGATGTGGAGGGTGGGCATTTCGTGCGACCGACGCTGCTGCTGGGGCTGCGGGAGGATGCCCCTCTGGTGTGCGAGGAGCAGTTCGGACCGGCGCTTCCGGTGCTGGCGTACGAGGGCGTCGACGAGCTCGTGGAGCGCGTCAACGCGGGGCCGTACGGTCTGGCGGCATCCGTGTGGAGCGCCGACGAGACACGGGCCTTCGAGCTGGCGGCGCGGCTGGACGCCGGCTTCCGCTTCGTCAACACCCACAACCGGACGGGGATGGCGCTGCGGGCCGCTTTCGGCGGGGTCAAGGGCAGTGGGCACGGCCGCGAGTACGGGGCCGAGGGCTTGATGGAGTACGTGCAACCGGTGCTCTCTCACGCACCCGCCGCCTTCCGGGCGGGGGGCGCGGGCATGGCTCCGGGCGCCTATCCGGGCGGTGGTCCGGGGACCTGAGGCCTCAGGGCTCCAGGTGGTCGACCACGGCACGGTCGGCGAGCAACGGGCCCAGCCACGAGGCCAGTCGACGGTGTTCGGGGTGGCTCTGGTAGGCGACGAGTTCCCCGGCGTCCGCGTGGCGGGTCGTGAGGACGAGGTCGTACGAGAGGTCCGAGCCGGTGACGTCGAGGCCGACGCTCAGGGACCGGATCTGCGGCACGGAGCCGTCCAGACGCCGCAACCGTTCGGCTGCCTCGGGGGCATGGGCGGGATCGGTGAACCGCATGAGAACTACGTGCACCAGCACGGCATTTGCTCCTTCCGGTCGACGACTTCTCCCCCTGTCGCGGGAGGGCTCGGCGAGTGTATGTTCGGGAAACACTGTTCCGCTAGAGGAACCAATGGAGTTCGCCATGGACGAAGCGCGCACGTTCCGTGTCGCGGCTGCCCAGTTCGAAGTGGGCCGGGACCGCAAGGCCAATCTGGCCGCCTGTGTCAGGGCGATCGACGCCGCAGCGGAGCAGGGCGCGATTCTCGTGGTCCTGCCGGAGTTCTGCAATCACCTTTCCTGGTACGACGACCGCGAGCAGGCCCTCACGGCCGCGTGCCGGCCGGAGGACGACTTCCTGGCGCCTGTGGCGGAACGCGCCGCGCACCACGGCATCTACGTCAAACTGCACGTCACCCTGGCCTCCGGGGTTCCGGGAGCCGAGCGCATCACGGCCGCGAGCCTGCTCTACGGGCCGGACGGCGTGCTGGCCGGGGCGGCGGACAAGCAGGTCCTGATGGGCAGCGAGAACGACCACCTGGACCCCGCCGCCGATGTCGGCCCCGTCATCGACACCGCTCTGGGTCCGGTGGGCCTGTACTCCTGCATGGAGGGGGTCATCCACGAGGTGTGCCGCGGACTCGCCCTGCGCGGCGCCCACGTACTGCTCAACAGCCTCAACTCCTTCGCCCTGGACGAGGCCGCGCTGCACATCCCGGTGCGCGCCGCGGAGAACAAGGTGTGGGTGATCGCGGCCAACAAGGTGGGCCCGCTGCTCCCGGCGGACCGGATCGGCACGATCAGTGCCGCCATGGGGGTGCCGCCCGAGGCCCTCGACGGTGCGGGCGAAAGTCAGATCGTCGCCCCCGACGGAAGGGTCGTCGCCAAGGGGCCTCGGCGGGGGGAGGCCCTGGTGGTCGCCGACATCCGGCCGGCCGACGCCGCCGACAAGCGTCGCCGGGACGGCACCGACGCGTTCGCGGTGCGCCGGCCCGCGCTCTACTTGCCGATCGCCTCCCCGCCCACCCCCGCCCCCGCCTTCGCCGGGTCCCGCGCCGAAGAGGTCGTGGCCGCGGTCGTCCGGCCCGCCGGCAGCGGCCGCCCGGCCGTCGAGGACGCCGCGCGGCTGGTCCGTCTGGCCGCGGGACAGGGGGCGCGCCTGATCGTGCTGCCCGAACTCTTCTGGCACGCGGGTGGCGTCCTGCCCGATCGGCAGCGCCCGGACCCGCAGGACGCCCAGGACGTTCTCGGGACCCTGCGCACCTCCCTGGAGGGCAGCGGCGCACACCTCGCCTTCACCCTCCCCCTGCCTACGGGCCACGCCGGCGTGCTGCTCGACCGGCACGGCCCGGTGCTGACGCAGCACCAGCTGCATGACGGCGTCCGCCACCGGGGCTGGGCCCGGGCGGGCACGGCACCGGCGCTGCTCACCCACGACACACCATGGGGTCGCGTCGCGGTCGTCCTGGGCGACGACTCCGTCCACCCGGAAATCCTGCGCCTCGCCGCGCTCCGGGGAGTCGACACCGTGGCCGTCTGCCTCGGTGCGACCGAGCCCTGGGAGCCGGCCCTCGGCCTGCCCGAACGGGCGGCGGAGAACCGGATGAATCTCGTGGCCGCGGGCCACGGCTGCGGCGCCCTGCACGCGCTGCCGGTGGAGTTCGGCCTGTGGCGCTCCCGCGACGCCGCCTTCGACGGCACCATCAGCACGCCCGCCAGCACCCCGGCGGGCCCCGGCCTGACCCTCGCTCCCGTCCGCCCCCGCCAGGCCGAGAAGCGCCTGGTCTCGCGCGGGACGGACCTGGTCGACGGCCGCCCCTGGAAGCTGCTGGGCGCCCTGGTGGCGCCCCGGCCCTCCGCCCCCGTAGCGCACCCCCGCCCCGGTCAGTGAAGGAGTGACGTGTCAGAGACACTCAAGGCCGTACAGGACATGACGGACGAGGCTCCCGTCACCGATGTGACCGAGACCTTCGTCCAGTGGCAGGACCTGCTGAACGAGCTCAAGGCGAAGATCGCCGCCCGCTTCGAGCTGAACCCCGATCCGTCCACCGGGGAGTTGGAATCCTTCGGTGCGGACGACGGCCCACGGGGTTCACTGGCCGGTTTCAGCGGCCCCGAGGTCGACTGGATGATCCACTCCTGGGTCGGGGACCCCGAGCACGGCTTCGTCAACCTCCACCTCACCGTCTGGCTGGGACCGCAGGTCCGCGTCCCCCACCTGGGCCTCGCCCTGCTGTGCTGGCCGGGCGGCTGGTTCTACCTCGACTCCGTGCCCCGTACCAGCCTGGTGGCCGACGGAGACTACTACGACCGCTACTACGCCCCCGCGGAGGAGGAGTGGCTCGCGGTGCGCGAGGAGTACGAGGACCTTTCGTGGTTCACCAGCCGCAGCGGCTTCATCCGGGGCAGCCTCTCCCCCACCGCGTACTGCTACTCGATGCCCCGCGACGAGCGGCACGTCGAGTTGGTGCGGCGCCTGATGCACCAGCAGGTCGACCGCTGGCTGACCTGGGTGGACGCTGCGGAGCCGGTACCGGCTGACGAGCGGGATGCGCTGGCCGCCGCCGACCTGGCGATCCGCCGCAACATCGTGGAGCGCGACCCGGCGAACGTGATGGCCGTCCGGTACTTCGGCCATCAGGTCACCGACCGGCTGGTGCGTGCGCTGTGGGGCGGCGACCGCGTCCTGCCGAGGCCCTCGTGAAGCAGGTCCGCTCCCTGTGGTGGGCCTGCCGGGTCCCCGGCCTCGAGGAGCCCTTCGACACCGCGCACCTGAGGGTCTTCCATCCGGCCCGGGCCACCGGCTCCGCCGCCGAGCGGCTCACCGGCGTGGTGGCGGCCGATGCCGAGTACGGCCCGTTCCCGGTCGTGCTCCTGCTGCCCGGGATCAACGTGCCCGCCGACTCCTACCGGTGGCTCGCGGTACTGCTGGCGGCCCGGGGCTTCGTCGCGGTGACGCCCGAGCTGGTCGGAGAGCTGTTCGGCGGGAGCCACGGGGTGACGCCGGGCATCGATCTGGAGGCCTGCGGTCCGGGCACCTACGGCACCCGTGCGACGACTCCGCTGATCGGCGCGGTGCTCACCGCCCTGGCCGAACTCGCCCCGGGCTCTCCCTTGGCGGGGCTCCTGGACACGGAGCGGGTGGTCGTGGGCGGCCACTCGGCCGGCGGCACCGTGGCCCTGCAATCCGCCGCCCACGTGCCGGGCCTGCGCGGTGTCTTCACCTACGGCGCCCACACGCTGGTGGCCTCGGCCCTCGGCCATCCGCCGGGCACCGTCCTGCCGATCGGGGGTGACGTGCCCGTCCTGCTGATGTCCGGCGAGGACGACGGTGTGATCGCCGCGAGTGCGGACCGCTACGCGGCCACGGCGGATGCGGGCAGGGGCGCCGGCCCCGCGGACGCGAGCACCGACCCCGTCGCCCGCACCTTCCACGACGCCCTGGGCGACCGCGGCGGCGCGCACGCCTGGGTCAAGGTCGCCGGGGCCGGCCATTTCACGCTCTGCGACCCCGTGGACCCGACGAGCGCCCGGGGCTTCCTGGAGACGCCGGGAGCGGGTGAAGGCGACGCGCGCGCCCTCATCGGGCTCCTCGTCGCGGCCTTCTGCGCGGCGGCCCTGCCGGAGCGGCGGCCCCCGGCGGACACCCGGGCGTACGGGGCGCTGCTGTCGCCGCCGCACCCGGGGCTGGTCTCCGTACTGCGCCGCTGATCTCCGCCCCTTCTTGCCGAACCGTCATGAACCGCGAGGTGCCCCACCGATGCTGAAGAACTTCTGGTACGCGGTCGAGTTCTCCGACCGTGTCGTCCGCAAGCCCCTGAAGGCCGTCTGTCTCGGCCAGTCCCTCGTCCTGTACCGCACCGCGGCCGGCCTGCCGGTCGCGCTCTCCGACCTGTGCGCGCACCGCGGGGCCGCCCTGTCCGCCGGCACCCTCAAGGACGACTGCGTGGTGTGTCCCTACCACGGCTGGCGCTTCGACCCCGAGGGCACGTGCACCACCATTCCCGCCAACCAGCCCGGCCGGGGCATCCCTAGGAAGGCGCGGGTGGACTCGTACCCCGTCCAGGAGCGGTACGGCTTCGTCTGGGTGTTCCTGGGCGATCTTCCCGAGGAGGAGAGGCCGCCGATCCCCCTCTGGCCGGAGTTCGACGACCTGGTCCAGGACGGCGGCCGGTTCAAGGCGGTGACCGGCGAGTACCTCTGGCACTCCAACTACGAGCGGATCCTGGAGAACGGCTGCGACATCGCGCACACCCCCTTCGTGCACGCGGGAGCCTTCGGCAACCCGGACCGGCCGGAGGTGGAGGAATACACGGTCGAGCAGCCGGACGAGTGGTCCGCCTTCGCCACCGTGGCTCTCAACCCGCCGGCCGCCAGGGGCTTGTGGAGCAAGCTGTACACGGACCGCCGCTCGCAGGGCAAGGACCGGCCGCCGGTGGTGACCACCGCCGGCTGGATGCTGCCCAACCTGATCAAACTGCACGTACGGCTGCCCCTCGGCAACATGATCATCTACGACACCAACATTCCCGTCGACGAGACCACCACCCTGGTGAAGTGGGTGGCGCTGCGCGACTTCTTCACCGGTGACTGGGCCGACGGCAACGCCCGCAAGCGGGTCCTGGGGATCTTCGACCAGGACGCCCCGGTCGTGGACGGAACCCGTCCCGAACTGCTGCCGGCCGACCTCGGCGCCGAGCTGCACCTGCGCTCGGACATGATCTCCGTCGCCTACCGACGGCGCCGCCAGGAGCTCGCCGCGAAGGGATGGGCGGTGAGCGACGCCGATCGCATCATCGGCGATGTCCCGGCGCGCAGCGCCACCGTGATCGCCTCCCCGGGCCGGCGCGCCGTACCCGAGCTGGCACGCGCCTGGGAACAGAAGGCCCAGGGGTTCCACCCGACCGTCGAAGGGGCGCAGTCCCCGGCCAGTGAGAAGGAGTAGGCACGTGACATCCTCCGCATCCCCACCCGACGACTCCAGCGGCAGCACGACTCCCGCCGCCCGCTTGTCCCGGACGATCCTGGACGCCCTGCTCGCCGGTACGGCGCTCGAAGAGCGGCCCACGCCCTGGGCCGTGCTGACCACCCCCGCCACCCCCGATCCGGTGGGCTCCGTACGCTACTTCCGCGGCGCGGGACACCACGGCGTCGACGCCGTCGTCACCATCTCCCTGGTGGTGCCGGCCTTCGGCCTCGACAGCCACATGGTGTTCGCGTTCGGCGCCGCGGACTCGCCGCTGCCGCACTTCACCCTCGACTCCGTCCAGGCCGGCGGCGGGTACGCCTTCCACCTGGACCTGGTCCAGCGCGTCGACCTCGCCGTGAACCCTGCCTACGCGGACCTCGTGTACGGGCCGCTGACGCAGGCGTTCGCCCGGGCCTCGGAGATACCGGGTCTGACACCGGCGGCCATCAGCCCCCGACAGCGTTCCCTGATGTCACCGTGGATGCTCGTACACCGCGCCGACGAGAGCGCGTTGCACGCCATCACTCCGATCGCGGAGGGATACCTGCGGCACTGGCTGGAGCTGACCCGGGCGTTTCCGGCCGACGCCGCCGGCGAGGCCAAGGAGGCGGACGCCCCTCTGCGCGACCGGCGGCTGCGCCAGGCCCTGTTCAGCCGGGAGATCGACCCCGTCTGGGCCCAGGTGGACCGACTGCTGGGCACGGCCGTCACCGACGGCCTGCGCGGACTGCTGACCACCGGCAGACTGCCCGACGGGGAGGCCGCGTCATGAGCGACGCCTCCGCGCCCGGGCCGAGCGAGTGGCAGCAGCGCATCGCGGGCGAATGGCACGGCCGTCCTTCGCTGTTCGACGCGCAGGGAACCTGGTGCGGATACGAGGACATCCGCCGCTCCTCGGAGTTCACCGACGGGGGGACGGTGTACCGGATGGACGGCGGCCTGCGCCAGGGCGGCCCGCTCGCCGGCCGGTTCCAGCTCGCAGCGCCGTTCGCCTTCGCGGTCACCGACGCCGACGACAACCGCCTCTACACGGGCCCGGACTTCCACGGCAGCGGGCAGCCCTACGGCGCCTTCGTCGACGCCCACTACTACGGACCGGGCTGGCAGGTCGCGCTGAACACCTGGAACCACGTCCTGCCCGACGGGGCCACCCAGGTCTACTCCTCGGTGCTGCACCAGGGCTGGACCGTGATCGGCTGCTTCAACGGCGTGTACGTGCGCACCACCGACCACGACGTCAACGAGGGCACCCGCGACCGCGTCGCACGGCACCTGGCGGCCGAGACGGACGCCGGCCCCGTGCCGTGGATCCTGCCCACCAAGCAGAACGGCAGCTTCACGGGTTCGTGCGAGCTGTGGAGCGCCGAGCAGAAGCACCTGGGCGATGTGGAGGTGGAGATCGCCGTCCGTCCGGTGGACCTGTTGCGCACCCGCCACCACGTCACCTGGCGGGGGGCCGGCCTGGACCGGTCCTTCTCGGTGGAGCGGCGGCGCGACGGCGCCCGCGAGTTCTGGGAGGGACCGGACGCGTGGGGCAACGCGCAGGCCTTCGGCCGGGCCAATTTCCCCCTGTGGCACTTCACCGGCGGAGACGTGCACCGCGTGCGCGGGCGGGAGTTCGTGCTCGACGCACGTCCCGCGATGGCGGCGGGCGGCCGCCTGGCCGTGACGTACGAGTTGTTCGGCGGGAACGCACTGGCGGCGGTCCTGCACGGCGTACTCGACTGGGAGGCCGCGTCATGACCCCGACCGTGGTGGTCACCGGCGGCACCCGGGGCATCGGGTTCGGCCTGGCCCGCGCGTTCCTCGACCGCGGCTGCCGGGTTGCCGTCTGCGGGCGGGACGCGGCGGGCGTCGAGGCCGCCCTCACGCGTCTCGGCGGTGGGCCGCAGGCCATCGGCCACGTGGCGGACGTGACGGACCGGCAGCAGGTGGCCGCGCTGTGGACGGCGGCCGAGGAGGCCTTCGGGCCGGCGGACATCTGGATCAACAACGCCGGGGCGACCACGGCCCGCAAGCCGCTGTGGAGCCTGGACGCACGACAGGCCGACGCCGTGACGGAGGTCAATCTGCGCGGAGTCGTCAACGGCAGCGCCGTCGCGGCGGAGCACTTCCTGCGTCTGGGCCGCGGCCGGCTGTGGAACATGGAGGGCTTCGGTTCCGACGGCCGGATCATGCCCGGGCTGAGCGTCTACGGCGCGAGCAAACGAGCCGTCACCTACCTCACCCAGGCTCTGGCCGCCGACCTGCGCAAGGAGCAGGACACCCGGACCCACGACGTCAGGGCGCAGCTCCTGTCGCCCGGGATCGTCGTCACGGACCTGCTGCTGCACGACTACACCCCCGCCGAGTACGCGAAGGCGCGGGCCGTGCTCAACATCCTGGCCGACCGGGTGGAAACCGTCACCCCGTGGCTGGCGGACCGGGTCCTGGCCGACCGTACGGCCAACGGCGGCCGGGTCGCATGGCTGACGCGCCGCAAGGCGGCCGCCCGGTTCGCGACGGCCGCGCTGCGCAAGCGGTCCGTGCTCCCGGAGACCCTGCCCGGTGCCCCCGAGCGGGAGGGTGCCTCATGAGCGCGGCCTTGGACTATCCGTTGTCGCTCGCGGTCGAGGACTTCGTCCCCGTCCTCCTGACGGGCGCGGGCGCGGCCCTGCTGATCGGGCCGCTGCGCACCCTGCGTCCGCGCACCGGCCGCACCGCGGCGGCAGGCACGGCGCTGATCCTCCTCGGCGGCCTCTCCAAGGCCGTCTGGAAGCTGCTGGTGGCCCTGGACGGCCCCGACGTACAGGCCATGAACAAGGCGCTCTTCCCGTGCCTGTCCTTCGGCTTCCTCCTCCTGGCCCACGCGCTCCTCACGCTCCCGTCGAACGGGCCGGGCGATCCGGCACGGCGTACGCCTCCGCCGCTGTGGGGGTTCGCCGCGCTGTGGTCGGCCACCGGGGCCGCGGGGCTGGCCCTGAGGTCGACGGCGCCCCACATGGTGCTGACCATCGTGGCCGTCACCGTGTGCGGTGTCCGCCTCATCCTGCTCGCCCGCGCACACGGCGACACCGCGGCCGCCGCCGCCGGTGGACTGTGGCTCACCGGCATGTACGTACTGGGGCCGCTGGCGGCCCGCCCCGACCAGAGCGTGGCACTGCAATGGGTGGAGCAGTCGGCCAACACCCTCACACAAGGCGCCTTCGTCCTGCTCGCCTGGAGGCTGGAGAAGCGCCTGCGCGCCGCTTCCTCCCTCTCTTCCTCCCCCACCTCCGACCGATCGGCGGCGTGAATGACGGACAGTCTCGGCTGGAGGCGCAAGTTCGGTGTCATCGCCCCCAGCACCAACACCATCGTGGAACCCGACTTCTACCGGATGGCCGTACCCGGTGTGACGGCGCACTTC harbors:
- a CDS encoding acyl-CoA dehydrogenase family protein; the encoded protein is MTTHQLTGAQLVDRMTAAERARAERVESVLPALREAAEEADAKAAFPAGHTALLREAGLLGLVVPEEFGGLGGGLRDLAAATFAMGTACPSTALAFFFHNTSASRGLLPLEAIRAGLFTKEEIPVVTAFAERVLTTMAGGSWLANFASESVKSSAANISIATTATRGEGGWVLSGEKSFGCATGVADLYLVTARLDKTTTADGLAMFLVPRDEAGVSSRPPWNGLGMRGSANHGIRLDEVFVADRDALTVPGAFTRMLQVSRGSFVGNQLAIAAVYTGAAQAAYDYTLGQLTRKTFADTGRPIASSPMHQVLIGEMTQNLATAYQWLRRQLELETSEPPIRPKSEVFSQWRLGKGAVTEACFAVALGALKASGTSEARLDGVIGRTLRDLAMGLVMTFPAERGRLEAAKIATEAQENALFATLGETQ
- a CDS encoding aldehyde dehydrogenase family protein, which translates into the protein MADPAFTSRTVGSVRSHTAAEVDSAVAAASTAAPGWSGTSAVARAAALARIADGLEAAAAELSELLARESGKPLADCRGEVGYACAVLRWYAAEAPRLLAPHVVDDTRGRLERRYRPFGVVAALTPWNAPVILTAVKLAPALAAGNTVVVKPSPLAPLAVSAFLEGAARELPEGVVRVCHGHAEVALRLAGHGEVGKLSFTGGAVAGRAVGAAAAAALTPTTMELGGNDAAVLLDDAPLTEADMDRLVMASFATAGQVCMAAKRVYVPRARLGQFVERYVAAAARVLRLGDPLAPGTTVGPVISARAAVRVRGLIRDARKRGGSAVELGTVQPGLDVEGGHFVRPTLLLGLREDAPLVCEEQFGPALPVLAYEGVDELVERVNAGPYGLAASVWSADETRAFELAARLDAGFRFVNTHNRTGMALRAAFGGVKGSGHGREYGAEGLMEYVQPVLSHAPAAFRAGGAGMAPGAYPGGGPGT
- a CDS encoding Dabb family protein; this encodes MLVHVVLMRFTDPAHAPEAAERLRRLDGSVPQIRSLSVGLDVTGSDLSYDLVLTTRHADAGELVAYQSHPEHRRLASWLGPLLADRAVVDHLEP
- a CDS encoding aldehyde dehydrogenase family protein, giving the protein MTSPSRLPEAAGHDVPLPVTSDFVNGVWRPCTVRLGFDLENPDTGEQVRPAFGSAADRIDAALTAAAALHRSGAWAGLPDEERADALEAAAAAVEQAAERIVTVEAFGTGVPLTQTAGLGVILSGAFRIAAAQLRGGLLERTATAPGGRPVRVRRAALGPALCVLPYNAPAPMAAHKAASALAAGCPVVIKAPELVPYGTQLLVEAAARGLAAAGAPPAVLQLLHGDAGTGALLVSDERIRVVSFTGGTEAGRKIGAACGLALKPAQLELGGNNPLLVLPGADPEVAGRMAAELLTTLNGQWCRAMGRLVLPAELAQDVLDATGRELAALRAGDPLLAGTGYGPLAHSRHHAALSAGVKALTSAGATAHAWTGIPERGSFFTPLLITGAAEESTRRELFGPVAAVHTYDREEEALYLANSTGYGLEGYVCAADPDDGLRVAAGISAGEVKVNGSSVMSLHLDTPRPAWGLSGLVDEGGAETLLHFTGTRVTGVEAGFALHTARGHGEQR
- a CDS encoding FAD-dependent oxidoreductase — protein: MTASPKAPPADRVLVVGAGPVGLTAALVLARQGVPVTVLEAGSELAAESRASTFHPPTLEMLTALGVGDALLARGLVADSFQFRDRHEGALATLDLSLLAADTRFPFRLQCEQNKLTPLLLDALERFPGTEVRFGARVAGVERTSRGIYAVLGDGSRVQGSWLVGADGAHSAVRQSVGAEFHGMTYPERFLVASLDEDPGTVLHDLAPIAYVLDPDEWMVLLRTPDHWRVLLPTPEGTSDAAELLRLPRRLLDITRDVRGPAIAHASLYRVHQRVAGTFRSGRVLLCGDAAHVNNPLGGMGMNSGIHDAVLIGRALADLLTGEGSEDELTDCAEARRACALRYVGAETHANWTRLRTRDPAERARLVAELRATAADPVAARRSLLRSSMIDSLRGVRW